From the uncultured Desulfovibrio sp. genome, one window contains:
- a CDS encoding saccharopine dehydrogenase family protein, giving the protein MSHILIIGAGGVGSVVVHKCAQVLKEGGFSKVTLASRTLSRCDAIAQSVKTRLGVEVATAQVDADNVPELCSLIRQVKPDVVCNVALPYQDLHIMDACLECGVHYVDTANYEPLDTAKFEYKWQWAYQDRFREAGLTALLGSGFDPGVTNVYAAWALKHQLDEVHVLDIIDCNAGDHGQPFATNFNPEINIREVTARGRYWERGEWVETDPLSWSMNFDFPDGIGSKKCFLMYHEELESLVQNLKGIRRARFWMTFSENYLNHLKVLGNVGMTRIDPVKFQGQDIVPIQFLAKLLPDPASLGPLTKGKTCIGDLMRGVKDGKEKTVYVYNICNHEECYAEVGSQAISYTTGVPAMIGTKMVAQGLWRKPGVWNMEQFDPDPFMRDLNVYGLPWQCLDVTGKF; this is encoded by the coding sequence ATGTCTCATATTCTGATTATTGGCGCGGGCGGCGTAGGCAGCGTTGTGGTGCACAAGTGTGCGCAGGTACTCAAGGAAGGCGGATTCTCAAAGGTAACGCTGGCAAGCCGCACCCTTTCCCGCTGCGATGCCATTGCGCAGAGCGTCAAGACGCGCCTTGGCGTCGAGGTTGCCACCGCTCAGGTGGACGCGGACAACGTGCCCGAGCTGTGTTCCCTCATCCGGCAGGTCAAGCCCGATGTGGTCTGCAACGTGGCCCTGCCGTATCAGGATCTGCACATTATGGACGCCTGCCTTGAATGCGGCGTGCATTACGTGGACACCGCCAACTACGAGCCGCTGGACACCGCCAAGTTTGAATACAAGTGGCAGTGGGCCTACCAGGACCGCTTCCGCGAGGCAGGGCTGACAGCCCTGCTCGGTTCCGGCTTTGACCCCGGCGTCACCAACGTGTACGCGGCCTGGGCGCTCAAGCATCAGCTGGACGAAGTGCACGTGCTCGACATCATCGACTGTAATGCGGGCGATCATGGCCAGCCCTTTGCCACCAACTTCAATCCTGAAATCAATATCCGCGAGGTCACGGCGCGCGGGCGGTACTGGGAACGCGGCGAGTGGGTGGAAACCGACCCCCTGTCCTGGTCCATGAATTTTGATTTCCCTGACGGCATCGGCTCCAAAAAATGTTTCCTCATGTATCATGAAGAGCTGGAATCACTGGTGCAGAACCTCAAGGGTATCCGCCGCGCCCGCTTCTGGATGACGTTTTCAGAGAATTATCTCAACCACCTCAAGGTGCTTGGCAACGTGGGCATGACCCGCATCGACCCTGTGAAATTCCAGGGGCAGGACATTGTGCCCATCCAGTTCCTTGCCAAGCTGCTGCCCGACCCGGCCTCCCTCGGCCCCCTGACCAAGGGCAAGACCTGCATTGGTGACCTCATGCGCGGCGTCAAGGACGGCAAGGAAAAGACCGTTTACGTGTACAACATCTGCAACCACGAAGAATGTTATGCGGAGGTGGGCTCCCAGGCCATTTCGTACACCACGGGCGTGCCCGCCATGATCGGTACGAAGATGGTGGCTCAGGGCTTGTGGCGCAAACCCGGCGTGTGGAACATGGAACAGTTTGATCCCGATCCCTTCATGAGGGATCTCAACGTCTACGGTCTGCCCTGGCAGTGCCTGGACGTGACCGGCAAATTCTAG